In Dreissena polymorpha isolate Duluth1 unplaced genomic scaffold, UMN_Dpol_1.0 chrUn001, whole genome shotgun sequence, one DNA window encodes the following:
- the LOC127863167 gene encoding uncharacterized protein LOC127863167, translated as MFCHKCGGPLVNGALFCSYCGAGTPRGNFQDQARGQRKQPALVHRPDHRLYQNPNLLQRQGHYKPNLQQQQGPQLYHQPPLELQQTRPVYQTTHYIANQETLTTSTTVLSVGEDSPICFLKTKVAPSQRANDKPHEPWVSIDKVKGGVISAHCTCKAGLGEACSHIAARSSSLKLLADCESTAIPRPVRPVHGTGHLGRRYLTPKRIVYMDFTKPKHGKSARLKVNKPRPHQECKLDEEEKQRFLQELRRICPSAGCLTKGDSDTDSASEDEDLPPLLNRPLPQEAHNEGEMQWTCDAFVQYFLATPQQCQNLETMTRAQNNSLLWKRHREWRVTATVAHDILTLKPQTAPLAVINQVMKREQSNLSHIESVAFGLRYEGKAKEEYKMEMECLHEQFQLRECGLTVLFDQEFVDKLIVKCTAFCLNHIVPEVIEQKFAR; from the exons GGGGCAATTTTCAAGATCAAGCAAGAGGACAAAGAAAACAACCTGCATTAGTTCATCGCCCTGATCATCGCTTGTATCAAAATCCAAACTTACTACAGAGACAAGGCCATTACAAACCcaatctacaacaacaacaaggcCCTCAGCTTTATCATCAACCACCACTAGAGCTTCAACAAACACGTCCtgtttaccaaacaacacattataTAGCAAATCAAGAAACATTGACAACATCAACAACAG TACTATCTGTTGGCGAGGACAGTCCCATCTGCTTTTTGAAAACTAAGGTTGCCCCATCACAGAGAGCCAACGATAAGCCCCATGAACCCTGGGTCAGTATTGACAAGGTCAAAGGAGGAGTGATATCTGCACACTGCACATGCAAAGCTGG ATTGGGTGAAGCCTGCAGCCATATTGCAGCCCGATCTTCAAGTTTGAAGCTATTGGCAGACTGCGAGTCAACAGCAATTCCAAGACCAGTGAGGCCTGTACATGGAACCGGTCATTTGGGAAGAAGGTATT TAACACCAAAGCGAATTGTGTATATGGATTTCACGAAGCCCAAGCATGGCAAATCTGCAAGGCTGAAAGTAAACAAGCCAAGGCCTCATCAGGAGTGTAAACTGGATGAAGAGGAGAAGCAAAGATTCCTGCAGGAGCTTCGGAGAATTTGCCCTAGTGCGGGGTGCCTCACAAAGGGTGACTCTGATACAGACAGCGCTTCAGAGGACGAAGATCTTCCACCG cTTCTGAACAGGCCTCTTCCCCAAGAAGCCCACAATGAGGGGGAAATGCAATGGACCTGCGATGCCTTTGTTCAATACTTTTTGGCCACTCCCCAGCAGTGCCAAAACTTGGAGACCATGACCCGTGCCCAAAACAACAGTTTGCTGTGGAAACGGCACCGTGAATGGCGTGTGACGGCCACAGTGGCACATGACATTTTGACGCTCAAACCGCAGACTGCGCCTCTTGCCGTGATAAACCAGGTGATGAAGCGGGAGCAGTCGAATTTGTCGCATATTGAGAGTGTTGCATTTGGCTTGAGGTATGAGGGGAAGGCAAAGGAGGAGTACAAAATGGAAATGGAATGTTTACATGAACAATTTCAATTGAGGGAGTGTGGGCTT ACTGTGCTTTTTGATCAAGAGTTTGTTGACAAACTGATTGTCAAGTGCACAGCATTCTGCCTCAATCACATTGTGCCAGAGGTGATTGAGCAGAAGTTTGCTCGATAG
- the LOC127863124 gene encoding uncharacterized protein LOC127863124 yields the protein MPTGCCAPGCTQRQTKGGDIHFYRFPKNDERRWKWIIAMKRMQFDNPNKLWEPLHNQQLCSLHFLSGQPSTDANHPDYVPSRFHFTPVLEQTPKAMDRYQRAVKRRRLVLSPQPEKENTPLPDEQTAALGLLDLGVCTPKYQTTGTDLDPDPIMMELGELKKSHSILQEEYQHLLNEYRALKETVEASKFTYRNLNNSTMITLTGLPSVNLFRLVLSFVCLSLKPMGKLCAGNIILMVLMKLKLGLTNKDLALRFKVAPTQVSAIINIAIPVIADKLNCLICWLPKEEIINKSS from the exons atgccAACAGGATGTTGCGCGCCTGGGTGCACACAAAGGCAAACAAAGGGAGGCGATATTCATTTCTATCGCTTTCCTAAGAATGACGAAAGACGATGGAAATGGATAATTGCAATGAAGCGCATGCAGTTCGACAACCCAAACAAACTGTGGGAACCACTTCACAATCAACAACTATGCAGCCTTCATTTTTTATCGG GTCAGCCATCAACAGATGCCAACCATCCTGATTATGTCCCAAGCCGCTTCCACTTCACGCCAGTACTGGAGCAGACACCAAAAGCCATGGACCGGTATCAACGTGCTGTAAAAAGAAGGCGCCTTGTTCTTTCTCCGCAGCCAGAGAAAGAGAACACTCCTCTCCCCGACGAACAGACAGCCGCCCTCGGCTTGCTAGATCTTGGTGTATGCACTCCAAAATATCAAACTACAG GTACTGACCTTGATCCAGATCCTATCATGATGGAACTGGGTGAACTAAAGAAGAGTCACTCCATTCTTCAAGAGGAATACCAGCATCTCCTAAACGAGTACAGGGCTTTGAAGGAAACAGTGGAAGCTTCCAAGTTCACGTACAGAAACTTGAACAATTCTACAATGATTACCTTGACAGGATTGCCAAGTGTTAATTTGTTCAGATTGGTCTTGTCCTTTGTGTGTCTGTCATTGAAACCAATGGGGAAGTTATGTGCTGGTAACATTATCCTTATGGTTTTGATGAAACTAAAACTAGGATTGACAAATAAAGACTTAGCATTGAGGTTTAAGGTAGCCCCTACCCAGGTCTCAGCCATCATAAACATTGCCATCCCTGTGATTGCAGACAAGCTCAATTGTTTGATATGTTGGCTGCCAAAggaagaaataattaataaatcttcCTAA